Proteins from a genomic interval of Capsicum annuum cultivar UCD-10X-F1 chromosome 4, UCD10Xv1.1, whole genome shotgun sequence:
- the LOC107866928 gene encoding uncharacterized protein LOC107866928 isoform X1, translating into MGQSSSAEQVSPEQREAESIAASTGALPNLQKAFSLLSDHQMNSIPIHSLKKCFEFPIERSTNEVSTVPKEFPVLMSHLSSSIVDLFFLSEKGGISWVEFLKGYIRCSGRTVSSASLNHLLRLFGMISVKAGLPEKLQVVSNEDDGKMSGFLSPVDVQMLLSMCWIMWWDSKKLKASSSLGDTGLPDLTHLVLSAIESCVEADKKLDLWDESILDLDIQLPAAKVIMWALKTMPSLADCFGQFVHARLFYTAAHEQEKLDQADLFLHDISAKEMSIGHLLNSGRAWAISLTLRGTLNEEISKACFPSAADEVDDYLLYRSSLHGKGMNRFWSNVEGYNGPLLILISAHEPNNDAKRWIIGVLIHQGLENHDSFYGTSGCLYSISPVFHAFTPSGKEKNFVYSHLHATVKYEAHPKPVGLAFGGSSGNERIFVDEDFAKVTVRHHACDKTYHHGPLYPNQGFLPVEASILDVEVLGLGGKRAREIQTSYKKREELFTEQRRKVDLKTFGNWEDSPEKMMMDMVSDPNRVRREDR; encoded by the exons ATGGGTCAATCTTCATCGGCTGAGCAAGTTTCGCCGGAGCAACGGGAAGCAGAATCAATAGCTGCTTCAACTGGAGCTCTTCCTAATTTACAGAAagctttttctttactttctgaTCATCAAATGAACTCCATTCCCATACATTCCCTCAAG AAATGTTTTGAGTTCCCTATCGAGCGATCAACAAATGAAGTCTCTACAGTGCCAAAGGAATTTCCAGTTTTGATGAGTCATTTGAGTTCTTCAATAGTTGACTTGTTTTTCTTGTCTGAAAAGGGAGGTATCAGTTGGGTTGAGTTCCTAAAAGGTTATATTAGGTGTTCTGGAAGGACAGTTAGTTCAGCTTCACTTAATCATTTGTTAAGGTTATTCGGGATGATATCCGTCAAGGCAGGTCTTCCAGAAAAACTACAGGTTGTTTCCAATGAGGATGATGGCAAAATGAGTGGATTTTTATCACCTGTTGATGTTCAGATGCTTCTTTCTATGTGTTGGATTATGTGGTGGGATTCAAAGAAGTTGAAGGCTTCGTCTAGTTTGGGTGATACTGGTCTTCCAGATCTTACTCATTTGGTTTTGTCAGCTATAGAATCTTGTGTGGAAGCTGATAAAAAATTGGATTTATGGGATGAAAGCATTTTAGACTTGGATATACAACTTCCTGCTGCAAAGGTTATAATGTGGGCTTTGAAGACAATGCCAAGCCTCGCAGATTGCTTTGGACAATTTGTCCATGCGAGACTTTTTTACACAGCTGCTCACGAG CAGGAAAAACTTGATCAAGCGGACCTTTTCTTGCATGATATTTCCGCAAAGGAAATGAGTATTGGCCATCTCCTTAATTCTGGAAGGGCTTGGGCTATATCACTTACGTTGAGGGGCACTTTAAATGAAGAGATTTCAAAAGCATGCTTTCCAAGTGCTGCGGATGAAGTAGATGATTACCTACTTTATCG GTCTTCCCTTCATGGAAAAGGTATGAATAGATTCTGGTCAAATGTTGAAGGATATAATGGTCCATTGCTAATTCTTATCTCTGCTCATGAGCCCAATAACGATGCAAAGAGATGGATTATTGGTGTTCTCATTCATCAGGGTTTAGAAAATCATGACTCTTTCTATGGGACGTCTGGTTGTTTGTACTCTATCAGTCCAGTTTTTCATGCATTCACGCCTTCAG GGAAAGAGAAAAACTTTGTTTACAGCCACTTGCATGCAACCGTTAAATATGAAGCTCATCCGAAGCCTGTCGGACTTGCTTTTGGAGGATCTTCTGGCAATGAAAGAATATTTGTCGATGAAGATTTTGCTAAAGTTACTGTTCGTCATCATGCTTGTGACAAAACTTACCATCATGGTCCTCTTTACCCTAACCAG GGGTTCCTACCAGTTGAAGCTTCGATTCTAGACGTGGAGGTTTTGGGATTGGGAGGAAAAAGGGCTAGAGAAATTCAAACATCGTACAAGAAGAGGGAGGAACTCTTTACTGAGCAAAGGCGAAAG GTTGACTTGAAAACATTTGGAAATTGGGAAGATTCTCCTGAGAAAATGATGATGGATATGGTTTCTGACCCAAATCGAGTTCGCCGAGAAGATCGATGA
- the LOC107866928 gene encoding uncharacterized protein LOC107866928 isoform X2: MGQSSSAEQVSPEQREAESIAASTGALPNLQKAFSLLSDHQMNSIPIHSLKKCFEFPIERSTNEVSTVPKEFPVLMSHLSSSIVDLFFLSEKGGISWVEFLKGYIRCSGRTVSSASLNHLLRLFGMISVKAGLPEKLQVVSNEDDGKMSGFLSPVDVQMLLSMCWIMWWDSKKLKASSSLGDTGLPDLTHLVLSAIESCVEADKKLDLWDESILDLDIQLPAAKVIMWALKTMPSLADCFGQFVHARLFYTAAHEEKLDQADLFLHDISAKEMSIGHLLNSGRAWAISLTLRGTLNEEISKACFPSAADEVDDYLLYRSSLHGKGMNRFWSNVEGYNGPLLILISAHEPNNDAKRWIIGVLIHQGLENHDSFYGTSGCLYSISPVFHAFTPSGKEKNFVYSHLHATVKYEAHPKPVGLAFGGSSGNERIFVDEDFAKVTVRHHACDKTYHHGPLYPNQGFLPVEASILDVEVLGLGGKRAREIQTSYKKREELFTEQRRKVDLKTFGNWEDSPEKMMMDMVSDPNRVRREDR, encoded by the exons ATGGGTCAATCTTCATCGGCTGAGCAAGTTTCGCCGGAGCAACGGGAAGCAGAATCAATAGCTGCTTCAACTGGAGCTCTTCCTAATTTACAGAAagctttttctttactttctgaTCATCAAATGAACTCCATTCCCATACATTCCCTCAAG AAATGTTTTGAGTTCCCTATCGAGCGATCAACAAATGAAGTCTCTACAGTGCCAAAGGAATTTCCAGTTTTGATGAGTCATTTGAGTTCTTCAATAGTTGACTTGTTTTTCTTGTCTGAAAAGGGAGGTATCAGTTGGGTTGAGTTCCTAAAAGGTTATATTAGGTGTTCTGGAAGGACAGTTAGTTCAGCTTCACTTAATCATTTGTTAAGGTTATTCGGGATGATATCCGTCAAGGCAGGTCTTCCAGAAAAACTACAGGTTGTTTCCAATGAGGATGATGGCAAAATGAGTGGATTTTTATCACCTGTTGATGTTCAGATGCTTCTTTCTATGTGTTGGATTATGTGGTGGGATTCAAAGAAGTTGAAGGCTTCGTCTAGTTTGGGTGATACTGGTCTTCCAGATCTTACTCATTTGGTTTTGTCAGCTATAGAATCTTGTGTGGAAGCTGATAAAAAATTGGATTTATGGGATGAAAGCATTTTAGACTTGGATATACAACTTCCTGCTGCAAAGGTTATAATGTGGGCTTTGAAGACAATGCCAAGCCTCGCAGATTGCTTTGGACAATTTGTCCATGCGAGACTTTTTTACACAGCTGCTCACGAG GAAAAACTTGATCAAGCGGACCTTTTCTTGCATGATATTTCCGCAAAGGAAATGAGTATTGGCCATCTCCTTAATTCTGGAAGGGCTTGGGCTATATCACTTACGTTGAGGGGCACTTTAAATGAAGAGATTTCAAAAGCATGCTTTCCAAGTGCTGCGGATGAAGTAGATGATTACCTACTTTATCG GTCTTCCCTTCATGGAAAAGGTATGAATAGATTCTGGTCAAATGTTGAAGGATATAATGGTCCATTGCTAATTCTTATCTCTGCTCATGAGCCCAATAACGATGCAAAGAGATGGATTATTGGTGTTCTCATTCATCAGGGTTTAGAAAATCATGACTCTTTCTATGGGACGTCTGGTTGTTTGTACTCTATCAGTCCAGTTTTTCATGCATTCACGCCTTCAG GGAAAGAGAAAAACTTTGTTTACAGCCACTTGCATGCAACCGTTAAATATGAAGCTCATCCGAAGCCTGTCGGACTTGCTTTTGGAGGATCTTCTGGCAATGAAAGAATATTTGTCGATGAAGATTTTGCTAAAGTTACTGTTCGTCATCATGCTTGTGACAAAACTTACCATCATGGTCCTCTTTACCCTAACCAG GGGTTCCTACCAGTTGAAGCTTCGATTCTAGACGTGGAGGTTTTGGGATTGGGAGGAAAAAGGGCTAGAGAAATTCAAACATCGTACAAGAAGAGGGAGGAACTCTTTACTGAGCAAAGGCGAAAG GTTGACTTGAAAACATTTGGAAATTGGGAAGATTCTCCTGAGAAAATGATGATGGATATGGTTTCTGACCCAAATCGAGTTCGCCGAGAAGATCGATGA
- the LOC107866930 gene encoding uncharacterized protein LOC107866930 — MLKFLSKVKIEFNALDPRIASCMEFLAQCNAPKAKESNPSCQVQVKRRTDDHPPQITVTFVNGVEQTYDATTTPAQNIRSMILEKGQYLETEQMFRDAGEKWPVIIPDSELEQPFLGIKPKKAEEKKQQ, encoded by the exons atgttgaaatttttatcGAAGGTGAAAATCGAATTCAATGCATTAGATCCAAGAATAGCATCATGTATGGAATTTTTGGCACAATGTAATGCACCTAAAGCGAAAGAATCAAACCCAAGTTGTCAAGTACAAGTTAAGCGCCGCACAGATGACCATCCACCTCAAATCACTGTTACTTTCGTTAATGGTGTTGAACAAACTTATGATGCCACGACTACGCCTGCGCAGAATATTAGGAGCATGATTCTTGAAAAGGGTCAGTATCTTGAAACGGAACAGATGTTTCGTGATGCTGGTGAGAAATGGCCCGTTATTATACCGGATTCTGAGCTGGAACAGCCCTTTCTTGGGATAAAG CCAAAGAAAGCAGAAGAGAAGAAGCAGCAGTAA
- the LOC107866927 gene encoding protein IQ-DOMAIN 32, which yields MGKSRASSCFEIFACGSDSVDHDELESKNSSDKRGWSFRKKSSRHRVLSNTVGSETPSGNKDCAETANANQQPQSNSTIPEKASVIQWADEKSQFSTVEKSQVSADEKPPVLADEKPPVLTDEKPQVSADEKPHVSVDEKPQLFTDEKPQLLAEVSADEKSMISEEEKPKVSEDEKPSVASDEKVPVASEEKPLVSALVDTKLSAPVTTKVNDGKPDATLDEHVVLVIQTAVRAFLARRAQLKQKHVTKLQAAVRGHLVRRHAVGSLRCVQAIVKMQVLVRARQSNLIAEGSSIKEKLNGKKNSGAKSEFAYVSISKLLSNSFARQLLESTPRTKSINMKCDPSKSDSAWKWLERWMSAASPGNQPSPQTELSAEQQENEPTEQPSNLVESKVQLDSEPMNFRQEAEEASSSAVPSESDENLITYDADSLELQANRPTLPPQPQNVDEKTSRDETFCPIPTQIKESRVLPEMEPDPFPAKTEVEREDTHPHEPPETDSKKVLHGSRKASNPAFIAAQTKFEELTSAAKSTKVSSLPNHKTEDESSEDTFSSITDHSFGARETAPSENSVPHSTRAQVGGSECGTELSISSTLDSPDRSEVGGHIFEQELPSNGGIDHHKSNGYPHIEDNSTNDSSHSDYVQVGRGSPDPTDDAKHLAVLVSSNLLSEEQKPENNSVNVQIEPEAKTDRLHKSSPDASPRSHITVPESQGTPSSQVSVNPKKIKSEKSGSIPKRRSAHAGKKSPSKSNHAPGTASTEQLPKDHKNEKRRNSFSSTKAGHIDQEARDNSNSSSLPSYMQATESARAKAIPNSSPRSSPDVHNKDEYIKKRHSLPGSNGRQGSPRIQRSLSNAQQGAKGNGTQSPQERKWQR from the exons atgggaAAATCAAGAGCTTCTTCTTGCTTCGAGATCTTTGCTTGTGGCAGTGATTCTGTTGACCATGATGAACTTGAG AGTAAGAACTCAAGCGACAAACGTGGATGGAGTTTCCGCAAGAAATCTTCCAGGCATCGTGTATTAAGCAATACAGTAGGTTCAGAAACACCATCTGGTAACAAGGATTGTGCAGAAACTGCTAATGCCAACCAGCAACCACAATCTAACTCTACCATTCCAGAGAAGGCATCTGTCATCCAATGGGCGGATGAGAAATCTCAGTTTTCAACAGTCGAGAAGTCACAGGTCTCGGCAGACGAGAAGCCCCCTGTCTTGGCAGACGAGAAGCCCCCAGTCTTGACAGACGAGAAGCCCCAGGTATCGGCAGACGAGAAGCCTCATGTCTCCGTTGATGAGAAGCCCCAGCTCTTCACAGACGAGAAGCCCCAGCTCTTGGCAGAGGTCTCAGCGGATGAGAAGTCCATGATCTCCGAAGAAGAGAAGCCCAAGGTGTCGGAAGATGAGAAGCCCAGTGTCGCTTCAGATGAGAAGGTTCCTGTCGCATCAGAGGAGAAACCCCTGGTCTCTGCCTTGGTGGATACAAAGCTATCAGCGCCAGTAACAACTAAAGTCAATGATGGTAAACCTGATGCGACTCTTGATGAACATGTTGTTCTTGTTATCCAGACCGCAGTCAGAGCATTTCTG GCAAGAAGAGCTCAACTCAAGCAAAAGCATGTAACTAAATTGCAAGCTGCTGTACGTGGACATTTAGTTCGCCGGCATGCTGTAGGAAGTCTGCGATGTGTCCAAGCTATTGTCAAAATGCAAGTTCTTGTTCGAGCACGTCAATCCAATCTCATTGCAGAAGGATCTAGTATCAAGGAGAAGCTAAAT GGAAAGAAGAACTCAGGAGCGAAATCAGAGTTCGCATATGTTTCTATTTCAAAGCTACTGAGCAATAGCTTTGCTCGACAG CTCCTTGAATCAACTCCAAGGACCAAAAGTATTAATATGAAGTGTGACCCTTCCAAATCCGATTCTGCCTGGAAATGGTTAGAGAGATGGATGTCTGCTGCATCACCAGGAAATCAACCGTCACCACAGACAGAATTATCTGCAGAGCAGCAGGAGAATGAACCTACTGAGCAACCCAGCAACCTTGTGGAAAGTAAAGTTCAGCTTGATTCTGAGCCAATGAACTTCAGGCAGGAGGCTGAGGAGGCATCGTCGTCTGCAGTGCCATCTGAAAGTGATGAAAATTTGATCACTTATGATGCGGACAGCTTAGAGTTGCAAGCCAACAGACCAACACTACCTCCTCAGCCACAGAACGTTGATGAAAAAACTTCAAGAGATGAAACTTTTTGTCCTATCCCTACTCAAATTAAGGAGTCCAGGGTGCTCCCTGAGATGGAGCCCGATCCTTTCCCTGCAAAGACCGAAGTTGAGAGAGAGGATACACATCCGCATGAACCTCCAGAGACCGACAGCAAAAAGGTTTTACATGGATCAAGAAAGGCAAGTAATCCTGCATTTATTGCTGCTCAGACAAAGTTTGAGGAACTCACCTCTGCAGCTAAATCAACCAAAGTGTCTAGTTTGCCCAATCATAAAACTGAAGATGAATCCAGTGAAGATACGTTTTCATCTATCACTGATCATTCATTCGGAGCAAGGGAAACTGCTCCATCAGAAAATTCTGTTCCTCATAGTACAAGAGCTCAAGTTGGTGGTTCAGAATGTGGCACGGagctttctatttcttctacccTGGATTCACCAGATAGGTCTGAAGTCGGAGGTCATATATTTGAGCAAGAACTTCCTTCCAATGGAGGAATTGACCATCATAAGAGCAATGGATACCCTCACATTGAAGATAACAGTACAAATGACTCATCACACTCCGACTATGTTCAGGTTGGAAGAGGAAGTCCAGATCCTACTGATGACGCTAAACATCTAGCTGTTTTGGTGAGTTCAAATCTGTTATCCGAAGAGCAAAAGCCAGAGAACAATTCAGTTAATGTTCAAATAGAGCCAGAAGCTAAGACAGATCGGCTACATAAGTCATCACCAGACGCATCTCCAAGAAGCCATATTACTGTCCCTGAATCCCAAGGGACGCCTTCTAGTCAAGTGTCAGTGAATCCTAAgaagataaaaagtgaaaaaagtggaTCAATTCCCAAGCGCCGTTCTGCCCATGCTGGCAAAAAGTCTCCTTCAAAATCAAACCATGCTCCAGGTACAGCTAGTACAGAACAATTACCTAAGGATCATAAAAATGAGAAGCGACGGAACTCATTCAGTTCAACAAAAGCTGGACACATTGATCAGGAGGCTAGAGATAACAGTAATAGTAGCTCTCTCCCAAGTTACATGCAAGCAACAGAATCTGCAAGAGCCAAAGCTATCCCGAATAGCTCTCCAAGATCTAGCCCAGATGTACACAATAAAGATGAATACATCAAAAAGAGACACTCTCTCCCTGGTTCAAATGGTAGGCAGGGTTCACCTCGTATCCAGCGGTCTCTGTCTAATGCACAGCAGGGTGCAAAGGGAAATGGAACTCAGTCTCCACAGG AGAGGAAATGGCAGAGATGA